A stretch of Paracoccus sp. N5 DNA encodes these proteins:
- a CDS encoding chromosome partitioning protein, which translates to MSDTRGKVSSRFVRREAALAASDAKHARIIAQRFSLLRTRILQEMRSRGWSKLAVVPVTPGAGGTYVAVHLALALARQPHTKVALLDLDLGTPSVARELGVPGCGALAPVLRDSGELDMLLSRVDEAPNLAVLAPERAEPGAAELLQDETLVQAMQRLHERHPSEIAILDTAPLLGEDAALAALPLADALLLVADGRKGTAAHMTEAERLLVGMPPVMGVVLNKSED; encoded by the coding sequence TTGTCCGACACGCGCGGCAAGGTCTCGAGCCGGTTCGTCCGGCGCGAGGCGGCGCTGGCGGCCTCGGACGCGAAACATGCCCGCATCATCGCGCAGCGCTTTTCGCTGCTGCGCACCCGCATCCTGCAAGAGATGCGCAGCCGCGGCTGGAGCAAGCTCGCCGTGGTGCCGGTGACGCCGGGCGCCGGCGGCACCTATGTCGCGGTGCATCTGGCGCTGGCCCTGGCGCGCCAGCCCCACACCAAGGTGGCGTTGCTCGACCTGGATCTCGGCACGCCCAGCGTGGCGCGGGAACTGGGCGTGCCGGGCTGCGGCGCCCTGGCCCCGGTGCTGCGCGACAGCGGCGAACTCGACATGCTGCTGTCGCGGGTGGACGAGGCGCCGAACCTGGCCGTGCTGGCCCCCGAACGCGCCGAGCCCGGCGCCGCCGAGCTGTTGCAGGACGAGACGCTGGTCCAGGCCATGCAGCGCCTGCACGAGCGCCATCCGAGCGAGATCGCGATCCTGGACACCGCGCCGCTCTTGGGCGAGGACGCGGCCCTGGCCGCGCTGCCGCTGGCCGATGCACTGCTGCTGGTCGCCGACGGCCGCAAGGGCACCGCCGCCCATATGACCGAGGCCGAGCGGCTGCTGGTCGGCATGCCGCCCGTGATGGGCGTGGTGCTGAACAAATCCGAAGATTGA
- a CDS encoding LPS biosynthesis protein translates to MQDLISMVWRRLPLVMTIMVLGVLVSFYLIVSSPRVYQASAVIQLDMPAVMDQGADSSLPASRRVQLIEQRLMARANLRDVIQRLGLFADTPGLSETEKLVALRNSTRIESITAPGVSVDSRLALAAIVITSQAETANMAAAIANDFADSVVNRDRENRKARILESQDYLRGEEARLNEQLSAQERKVVEYSARNEDALPSSQTFLQTELAQLSEMETTLNSSIMDLQRERLSLEAGAGADARPSASLVQQIRSAEIELAQARRTLAADHPEIKRLEDNLQRLNSGGGSGGSDVVRRQAELIDAQLQQLNQQKAGFEARRIEIDRARARVPQVTRELEAMQREQRRLQDRYNEISRQLAQVETQQQLMENDQTERFVLLERALPPEYPALSNRKKSAVMGVGGSFALAMMVAFVLELLNPVLRRTTQFARATGTRPVIALPYRLSPEDLHARRLRQVYLVVLLVVGALVALWLLGKIPGLPSPGVVPTPTDGMG, encoded by the coding sequence TTGCAGGATCTGATCTCGATGGTCTGGCGGCGGCTGCCGCTGGTCATGACGATCATGGTCCTGGGCGTGCTGGTGTCGTTCTATCTGATCGTCTCCTCGCCGCGGGTCTACCAGGCTTCGGCGGTGATCCAGCTCGACATGCCGGCGGTGATGGACCAGGGCGCCGACAGTTCGCTGCCCGCCTCGCGCCGGGTGCAGCTGATCGAGCAGCGGTTGATGGCGCGCGCCAACCTGCGCGACGTGATCCAGCGGCTGGGGCTTTTCGCCGACACGCCCGGCCTCAGCGAGACGGAAAAGCTGGTGGCGCTGCGCAACTCGACCCGGATCGAAAGCATCACCGCGCCCGGCGTCTCGGTCGATTCGCGGCTGGCGCTGGCCGCCATCGTCATCACCTCGCAGGCCGAGACGGCCAACATGGCCGCCGCCATCGCCAATGACTTCGCCGACAGCGTCGTCAACCGCGACCGCGAGAACCGCAAGGCCCGCATCCTGGAATCGCAGGACTACCTGCGCGGCGAAGAGGCGCGGCTGAACGAGCAGCTTTCGGCGCAGGAACGCAAGGTCGTCGAATACAGCGCCCGCAACGAGGACGCGCTGCCCAGCTCGCAGACCTTCCTGCAGACCGAGCTCGCCCAGTTGAGCGAGATGGAAACCACGCTGAACAGCAGTATCATGGACCTGCAACGCGAGCGGCTGTCGCTCGAGGCGGGCGCCGGCGCCGATGCCCGGCCCTCGGCCTCGCTGGTGCAGCAGATCCGCTCGGCCGAGATCGAGCTGGCGCAGGCCCGGCGCACGCTGGCCGCCGATCACCCCGAGATCAAGCGGCTCGAGGACAACCTGCAGCGGCTGAACAGCGGCGGCGGCTCGGGCGGCTCGGACGTGGTGCGCCGCCAGGCCGAGCTGATCGACGCGCAATTGCAGCAGCTGAACCAGCAGAAGGCCGGTTTCGAGGCCCGCCGCATCGAGATCGACCGCGCCCGCGCCCGCGTGCCGCAGGTCACGCGCGAGCTCGAGGCGATGCAGCGCGAGCAGCGCCGCCTGCAGGACCGCTATAACGAGATCTCGCGCCAGCTGGCGCAGGTCGAGACCCAGCAGCAGCTGATGGAAAACGACCAGACCGAGCGTTTCGTGCTGCTGGAGCGCGCCCTGCCGCCGGAATATCCGGCGCTGTCGAACCGCAAGAAAAGCGCGGTGATGGGCGTCGGCGGCAGCTTCGCGCTGGCGATGATGGTGGCCTTCGTGCTTGAACTGCTGAACCCGGTGCTGCGCCGCACCACGCAATTCGCCCGCGCGACCGGCACCCGGCCGGTGATCGCGCTGCCCTATCGGCTGTCGCCCGAAGACCTGCACGCCCGCCGGCTGCGGCAGGTCTATCTGGTCGTGCTGCTGGTGGTGGGCGCGCTGGTGGCGCTGTGGCTGCTGGGCAAGATCCCCGGCCTGCCCTCGCCGGGCGTCGTGCCGACGCCGACCGACGGGATGGGCTGA
- a CDS encoding oligosaccharide flippase family protein has protein sequence MSDAATSEPARKTLASRALGSSAWSMANFGLGQIMRLGSNLILTRILSPDDFGLMALVTSFLIGLSMFSDMGFGPSIMQSKRGDDPDFLDTIWTLKILRGFLIFLAAMAMAWPLSLFYDAPLFGWVFPVAATSMIVGGFLPTRIDSAARHLQLGRLTVIELGNQLIGILITIAAALILNSVWALVWGNVLGAFAQLLMFRLFLPGHRNRFRLEPEARAEVMHFGKWIFFSTICGFLLFQGDRIILGRVLTLHQLGIYNIGLFLATVPMMLGNSIASRLFIPMYRQHPPAESRENARILARTRAGLSALLLVAAVVLAWAGPPLVGLLYDPRYAAAGGILVAIACIQMLQVIPISYEFSALAAGDSRGFFVMQSLRAAIYFTLVATGAWFYGLPGLLIGQGLSQILCYPVTVWLARRHGCWDPRHDAIAALIALTAIAAALTGHEQVIAAAMHP, from the coding sequence ATGAGCGACGCCGCCACCTCCGAACCGGCGCGCAAGACGCTGGCCTCGCGCGCCCTGGGCAGCAGCGCCTGGTCCATGGCCAATTTCGGCCTGGGCCAGATCATGCGGCTGGGCTCGAACCTGATCCTGACCCGCATCCTCAGCCCGGACGATTTCGGGTTGATGGCGCTGGTCACCAGCTTCCTGATCGGGCTCAGCATGTTCAGCGACATGGGCTTCGGCCCGTCGATCATGCAAAGCAAGCGCGGCGACGACCCGGATTTCCTGGACACGATCTGGACGCTGAAGATCCTGCGCGGCTTCCTGATCTTCCTGGCCGCGATGGCGATGGCCTGGCCGCTGTCGCTGTTCTACGACGCGCCGCTGTTCGGCTGGGTGTTCCCGGTCGCGGCCACCTCGATGATCGTGGGCGGCTTCCTGCCCACCCGCATCGACAGCGCCGCCCGCCACCTGCAGCTGGGCCGGCTGACGGTGATCGAGCTTGGCAACCAGCTGATCGGCATCCTGATCACCATCGCGGCGGCGCTGATCCTGAATTCGGTCTGGGCGCTGGTCTGGGGCAATGTGCTGGGCGCCTTCGCGCAGCTCCTGATGTTCCGCCTGTTCCTGCCCGGCCACCGCAACCGCTTCCGGCTGGAGCCCGAGGCCCGCGCCGAGGTGATGCATTTCGGCAAGTGGATCTTCTTCAGCACCATCTGCGGCTTCCTGCTGTTCCAGGGCGACCGCATCATCCTGGGCCGGGTGCTGACGCTGCACCAGCTCGGCATCTACAACATCGGCCTGTTCCTGGCGACGGTGCCGATGATGCTGGGCAATTCCATCGCCAGCCGGCTGTTCATCCCGATGTATCGCCAGCATCCGCCGGCCGAGAGCCGCGAGAACGCGCGCATCCTGGCCCGCACCCGCGCCGGCCTGTCCGCGCTGCTGTTGGTCGCGGCGGTGGTGCTGGCCTGGGCCGGACCGCCGCTGGTCGGGCTGCTTTACGATCCGCGCTATGCGGCGGCGGGCGGCATCCTGGTCGCCATCGCCTGTATCCAGATGCTGCAGGTGATCCCGATCAGCTATGAATTCTCGGCGCTGGCCGCCGGGGATTCGCGCGGCTTCTTCGTGATGCAGTCGCTGCGGGCGGCGATCTATTTCACGCTGGTCGCGACCGGGGCCTGGTTCTATGGCCTGCCGGGGCTGCTGATCGGGCAGGGGCTGTCGCAGATCCTGTGCTATCCGGTCACGGTCTGGCTTGCGCGCCGGCACGGCTGCTGGGATCCGCGCCATGACGCCATCGCGGCGCTGATCGCGCTGACGGCGATTGCGGCGGCGCTGACCGGGCACGAGCAGGTCATCGCGGCTGCCATGCATCCCTAG
- a CDS encoding NADP-dependent malic enzyme, giving the protein MSDDNTPRKSRITREEALAYHLEPRPGKYDIVASTPMATQRDLSLAYSPGVAVPVEAIAERPETAYDYTVKGNMVAVISNGTAILGLGNLGALASKPVMEGKAVLFKRFADVNAIDIELDTEDPDEIINAVRLMGPTFGGINLEDIKAPECFIIEQRLKELMDIPVFHDDQHGTAVICAAGLLNALELSGKKIEDVRIVLNGAGAAGIACLELLKSMGARHENCIMCDTKGVIWQGRTEGMNQWKSAHAVVTEARTLEDAMKGADVFLGVSAKGAVTQDMVASMAENPVIFAMANPDPEITPEEAHAVRPDAIVATGRSDYPNQVNNVLGFPYLFRGALDIHARAINDEMKIACAEALAKLAREDVPDEVAVAYGRKLQFGRDYIIPTPFDPRLIHVIPPAVAKAGMDTGVARRPIIDMEGYVQSLKARMDPTAAILQGIHARARQAQARMIFAEGDDPRVLRAAIAWQRGGMGQSIVVGREADVKEKLDAAGLGDAAREITVVNAGNSRHLDQYHETLYARLQRKGYDREDAAKLANRDRHVFAALMLAHGHGDGLVTGATRKNAHVLAQIGMVFDVTPAAGAVGITTVLHNGRVILIGDTLVHEWPEAEDLADIATRGAHVARGLGIEPRVAFLSFSNFGYPVSERAVKMAHATEVLDARKVDFEYEGEMTVDVALNPSQAAKYPFSRLTGPANVLVVPARHSASISVKLLQEMAGATVVGPILTGVPEPIQICSTGSTVNDILNMAAIAAGRLGQVK; this is encoded by the coding sequence ATGAGCGACGACAACACCCCGCGCAAGTCCCGCATCACGCGGGAAGAGGCTCTGGCCTATCACCTGGAGCCCCGGCCGGGCAAATACGACATCGTGGCCTCGACCCCGATGGCGACCCAGCGCGACCTGTCGCTTGCCTATTCCCCCGGCGTCGCCGTCCCGGTCGAGGCCATCGCCGAACGCCCCGAGACCGCCTATGACTATACCGTCAAGGGCAACATGGTCGCGGTGATCTCGAACGGCACCGCGATCCTGGGGCTGGGGAACCTCGGCGCACTGGCCTCGAAGCCGGTGATGGAGGGCAAGGCGGTGCTGTTCAAGCGCTTCGCCGACGTGAATGCCATCGACATCGAGCTGGACACCGAAGACCCGGACGAGATCATCAACGCCGTGCGGCTGATGGGTCCGACCTTCGGCGGCATCAACCTCGAGGACATCAAGGCGCCGGAATGCTTCATCATCGAGCAGCGCCTGAAGGAACTGATGGACATCCCGGTGTTCCACGACGACCAGCACGGCACGGCGGTGATCTGCGCCGCGGGCCTGCTGAATGCGCTGGAACTGTCGGGCAAGAAGATCGAGGATGTGCGCATCGTCCTGAACGGCGCCGGCGCGGCGGGCATCGCCTGCCTGGAACTGCTGAAATCCATGGGTGCGCGGCATGAGAACTGCATCATGTGCGACACCAAGGGCGTGATCTGGCAGGGCCGCACCGAGGGCATGAACCAGTGGAAATCGGCCCATGCGGTCGTGACCGAGGCCCGCACGCTGGAAGACGCGATGAAGGGCGCCGACGTGTTCCTGGGCGTTTCGGCCAAGGGGGCGGTGACGCAGGACATGGTGGCCTCGATGGCCGAGAACCCGGTCATCTTCGCCATGGCGAACCCCGATCCCGAGATCACCCCGGAAGAGGCGCATGCCGTGCGTCCCGATGCCATCGTCGCCACCGGCCGCTCGGATTACCCGAACCAGGTCAACAACGTCCTGGGCTTTCCCTATCTGTTCCGCGGCGCGCTGGACATCCACGCCCGCGCCATCAACGACGAGATGAAGATCGCCTGCGCCGAAGCCCTGGCGAAGCTCGCGCGCGAGGACGTGCCGGACGAGGTCGCCGTGGCCTATGGCCGCAAGCTGCAATTCGGCCGCGACTACATCATCCCGACGCCCTTCGACCCGCGGCTGATCCACGTCATTCCCCCGGCGGTCGCCAAGGCGGGCATGGACACCGGCGTCGCCCGCCGCCCGATCATCGACATGGAGGGCTATGTCCAGTCGCTGAAGGCGCGCATGGACCCGACCGCGGCGATCCTGCAAGGCATCCACGCTCGCGCCCGCCAGGCCCAGGCCCGGATGATCTTTGCCGAGGGCGACGACCCGCGCGTGCTGCGCGCCGCCATCGCCTGGCAACGCGGCGGCATGGGCCAGTCCATCGTCGTCGGGCGCGAGGCCGATGTGAAGGAAAAGCTGGACGCCGCCGGCCTGGGCGACGCCGCGCGCGAGATCACCGTGGTCAACGCCGGCAATTCGCGCCATCTCGACCAGTATCACGAGACGCTCTATGCCCGGCTGCAGCGCAAGGGCTATGACCGCGAGGATGCGGCCAAGCTCGCGAACCGCGACCGGCATGTCTTTGCCGCGCTGATGCTGGCGCATGGCCATGGCGACGGGCTGGTGACCGGCGCGACGCGCAAGAACGCGCATGTGCTGGCGCAGATCGGCATGGTCTTCGACGTGACCCCGGCGGCGGGCGCGGTGGGCATCACCACGGTCCTGCACAACGGTCGCGTGATCCTGATCGGCGACACGCTGGTCCACGAATGGCCCGAGGCCGAGGACCTGGCCGATATCGCCACCCGCGGCGCCCATGTCGCGCGCGGCCTGGGGATCGAGCCGCGCGTGGCGTTCCTGTCCTTCTCGAACTTCGGCTATCCGGTCAGCGAGCGCGCGGTGAAGATGGCGCATGCCACCGAGGTGCTGGACGCCCGCAAGGTCGATTTCGAATATGAGGGCGAGATGACCGTGGACGTGGCGCTGAACCCGTCGCAGGCGGCGAAATACCCGTTCTCGCGCCTGACCGGGCCGGCGAACGTGCTGGTGGTGCCGGCGCGGCACTCGGCCTCGATCTCGGTGAAGCTCTTGCAGGAAATGGCCGGCGCCACGGTGGTCGGCCCGATCCTGACCGGCGTGCCCGAGCCGATCCAGATCTGCTCGACCGGCTCGACCGTGAACGACATCCTGAACATGGCGGCCATCGCGGCCGGCCGGCTGGGCCAGGTGAAATAG
- a CDS encoding calcium-binding protein — MTIFINGTAGNDRLRADSRFPYRETIVIDGLAGNDILTGSFLNPNALYGGAGRDTLEGGAATNMLDGGLGDDVLRAWQGTANVLRGGAGNDLLTGGDQGSRLDGGSGRDTMAGGTGGDVYVVDSALDQIRESYVPRYPGDPNPPDQVQSWISWTLGARLENLVLLGNGDTNGTGNGLANLIVGNGGSNLLFGAAGADTLEGGQGRDTLDGGAGVDTLRFSGAGPVRVNLGLSGPQATGYGLDSIRNIENLLTGAGNDILTGNALTNTLTASAGNDRIAGMGGHDRLFGQAGADRLRGGLGNDTLHGGPGADSFVFAAGDGADRILDFVDGQDRIVIESGAERFAELRITDLGADARISFGNVVIVLANIDHHLLTAQDFLFL, encoded by the coding sequence ATGACGATCTTCATTAACGGCACCGCTGGTAACGACCGGCTGCGGGCCGACAGCCGTTTTCCCTATCGCGAGACCATCGTCATCGACGGCCTGGCCGGCAATGACATATTGACCGGCAGTTTCCTGAACCCGAATGCGCTTTACGGCGGTGCCGGTCGCGACACGCTGGAGGGCGGCGCCGCGACCAATATGCTGGACGGCGGCCTGGGCGACGACGTGCTGCGCGCCTGGCAGGGCACCGCGAACGTGCTGCGCGGCGGCGCCGGCAACGACCTGCTGACCGGCGGCGACCAGGGCAGTCGCCTGGATGGCGGCAGCGGCAGGGACACCATGGCGGGTGGCACGGGCGGTGATGTCTATGTGGTGGACTCCGCGCTGGACCAGATCCGCGAAAGCTATGTGCCCCGCTATCCCGGCGACCCCAATCCGCCCGACCAGGTGCAAAGCTGGATCAGCTGGACGCTGGGCGCCAGGCTGGAAAACCTGGTGCTGCTGGGCAATGGCGACACGAACGGCACCGGCAATGGCCTGGCCAATCTGATCGTCGGCAATGGCGGCAGCAATCTGCTGTTCGGCGCGGCGGGGGCGGATACGCTGGAGGGCGGCCAGGGCCGTGACACGCTGGACGGCGGCGCCGGAGTCGACACGCTGCGGTTTTCCGGCGCCGGGCCGGTGCGGGTGAACCTGGGGCTGAGCGGGCCGCAGGCGACGGGCTACGGCCTCGACAGCATCCGCAATATCGAGAACCTGCTGACCGGCGCCGGCAACGACATCCTGACCGGCAACGCGCTGACCAATACCCTGACCGCCAGTGCGGGAAACGACCGCATCGCCGGCATGGGCGGCCATGACCGCCTGTTCGGCCAGGCCGGCGCCGACCGGCTGCGCGGCGGTCTGGGCAATGACACGCTGCATGGCGGCCCGGGCGCCGACAGCTTCGTCTTCGCCGCCGGCGACGGCGCCGACCGCATCCTGGACTTCGTCGACGGCCAGGACCGCATCGTCATCGAATCCGGGGCCGAGCGCTTTGCCGAGCTGCGCATCACCGACCTGGGCGCGGATGCGCGGATCAGCTTCGGCAATGTGGTGATCGTGCTGGCGAACATCGACCACCACCTGCTGACGGCGCAGGATTTCCTGTTCCTGTGA
- a CDS encoding porin family protein, with the protein MKAIGYATLVSLIAGGAYAGGYVAPVVEQPVVAPVETIAPAPVGNWDGFYAGLQYGKGSGDLGDRGALPDFGDFDAYGLHAGYQKGFNKFVLGGELDYNKVSPGENYSDGDMTRLRLRAGYDAGKFLPYVTLGAAKLDTDEFSDTGMTYGLGVDYKVAEHFTVGAEYTRNAFKDVLQDSAGVDGNDLDMDLVQVRASYKF; encoded by the coding sequence ATGAAAGCAATTGGTTACGCAACCCTTGTCTCGCTGATCGCTGGCGGGGCCTATGCCGGGGGCTATGTCGCCCCGGTGGTCGAGCAGCCCGTGGTTGCCCCGGTCGAGACGATCGCGCCGGCCCCGGTCGGCAACTGGGACGGCTTCTATGCCGGTCTGCAATACGGCAAGGGCTCGGGCGATCTGGGCGACCGCGGCGCGCTGCCGGATTTCGGCGATTTCGACGCCTATGGTCTGCATGCCGGCTACCAGAAGGGCTTCAACAAATTCGTCCTGGGCGGCGAGCTGGACTACAACAAGGTCTCACCCGGCGAGAACTACAGCGACGGCGACATGACCCGGCTGCGGCTGCGCGCCGGCTATGATGCCGGCAAGTTCCTGCCCTATGTCACGCTGGGCGCCGCCAAGCTCGACACCGACGAATTCTCGGACACCGGCATGACCTATGGCCTGGGCGTCGACTACAAGGTCGCCGAGCATTTCACCGTCGGCGCGGAATACACCCGCAACGCCTTCAAGGACGTGCTGCAGGACAGCGCCGGCGTCGACGGCAATGACCTGGACATGGACCTGGTGCAGGTCCGGGCGTCCTACAAGTTCTGA
- a CDS encoding rhodanese-related sulfurtransferase: MLIVAALYHFTRFPDPAALKAPLAKCACAHGVKGTLLLAPEGINGTIAGTRDGIDAVLAHIRALPGCAALEWKESPAETMPFGRMKVRLKREIVTMGQPEVDPTAAVGRYVAASDWNALISAPDVAVIDTRNDYEVEIGSFAGAVDPGTRSFRDFPEWWRQNRDRFAGKRIAMFCTGGIRCEKSTNFLLGEGVPEVFHLKGGILKYLEEVPEAESLWQGECFVFDKRVSITHGLRPGRHGLCHACRRPLAPEDRTRPEYEEGVSCHRCASEYSEADRARFRERQRQAARGECFGEP; encoded by the coding sequence ATGCTGATCGTCGCCGCGCTTTACCATTTCACCCGCTTCCCCGATCCGGCCGCGCTGAAGGCGCCGCTGGCGAAATGCGCCTGCGCGCATGGCGTCAAGGGCACGCTGCTGCTGGCACCCGAGGGCATCAACGGCACCATCGCCGGCACGCGCGACGGGATCGACGCCGTGCTGGCCCATATCCGCGCCCTGCCCGGCTGCGCCGCCCTGGAATGGAAGGAAAGCCCGGCCGAGACCATGCCCTTTGGCCGCATGAAGGTGCGGCTGAAGCGCGAGATCGTCACCATGGGCCAGCCCGAGGTCGACCCGACCGCCGCCGTCGGGCGCTATGTCGCAGCGTCGGACTGGAACGCGCTGATCAGCGCCCCGGACGTGGCGGTGATCGACACCCGCAACGATTACGAGGTCGAAATCGGCAGCTTTGCCGGCGCCGTCGATCCCGGCACCCGCAGCTTTCGCGACTTCCCGGAATGGTGGCGCCAGAACCGCGACCGCTTTGCCGGCAAGCGCATCGCCATGTTCTGCACCGGCGGCATCCGCTGCGAGAAATCGACCAATTTCCTGCTGGGCGAAGGCGTGCCCGAGGTGTTCCACCTGAAGGGCGGCATCCTGAAATACCTCGAGGAGGTGCCCGAGGCCGAGAGCCTGTGGCAGGGCGAATGCTTCGTCTTCGACAAGCGCGTCAGCATCACCCACGGCTTGCGGCCGGGGCGCCATGGCCTGTGCCACGCCTGCCGCCGGCCCTTGGCGCCCGAGGACCGCACCCGCCCGGAATACGAGGAAGGCGTCAGCTGCCACCGCTGCGCCAGCGAATATTCCGAGGCCGACCGCGCCCGATTCCGTGAACGGCAGCGCCAGGCAGCCCGTGGCGAATGTTTCGGCGAGCCATAG
- the pncA gene encoding bifunctional nicotinamidase/pyrazinamidase → MAKALIVIDMQLDFCPGGRLAVAGGDEIVAGINDLMADYDAVVLTQDWHPHDHASFADNHPGAAAFSVVEMPYGPQVLWPAHCVIGSPGAGFHPALAVDCADLVIRKGFRPQIDSYSAFYENDHRTATGLAGYLRERDLTELAFVGLAHDFCVAWSAMDAARLGFRATVIEDATRAIDLDGSREAARERMRQAGVTLA, encoded by the coding sequence ATGGCCAAGGCCTTGATCGTCATCGACATGCAGCTGGATTTCTGCCCGGGGGGCCGGCTGGCCGTCGCCGGCGGCGACGAGATCGTGGCAGGGATCAACGACCTGATGGCGGATTACGATGCCGTGGTGCTGACCCAGGACTGGCACCCGCATGACCATGCCAGCTTTGCCGACAACCACCCCGGCGCGGCGGCCTTTTCCGTGGTCGAGATGCCCTATGGCCCGCAGGTGCTGTGGCCGGCGCATTGCGTCATCGGCAGCCCGGGGGCGGGGTTCCATCCGGCGTTGGCCGTCGATTGCGCCGATCTGGTGATCCGCAAGGGCTTCCGGCCGCAGATCGACAGCTATTCCGCCTTTTACGAGAACGATCACCGCACCGCGACCGGCCTGGCCGGCTATCTGCGCGAGCGCGACCTGACCGAACTGGCCTTCGTCGGCCTGGCGCATGATTTCTGCGTCGCCTGGTCGGCCATGGACGCGGCGCGGCTGGGTTTTCGCGCCACGGTGATCGAGGACGCCACCCGCGCCATCGACCTGGACGGCTCGCGCGAGGCAGCCCGCGAGAGGATGCGCCAGGCGGGAGTGACTTTGGCATGA
- the pncB gene encoding nicotinate phosphoribosyltransferase has product MIPTVDIATRVYNHKWKIDPIVRSLIDTDFYKLLMCQSVFRNRPDTHVAFSLINRTRSIRLAELIDEGELREQLDHVRGLSLTRGESTWLRGNTFYGKRQMFRPDFMEFLENLRLPAYQLEKRDGQYELTFEGRWPEVMLWEIPALAIIMELRSRAVLKDMGRFELQVLYARAMARLWEKIEQLRELGPELRIADFGTRRRHSFLWQDWCVQAMVEGLGDERFIGTSNCLIAMRRDIEAIGTNAHELPMVYAALADTDEALRQAPYRVLADWQEEHDGMLRIILPDTYGTRGFLEHAPDWLAGWTGIRVDSGDPAEGAETAIRWWQDRGEDPRDKLIIFSDGLDVDKIRELFRRFRGRVKVSFGWGTLLTNDFRGLVPGDGLAPFSLVCKAVAADGRPTVKLSDNPEKATGPAEEIARYKRVFGVGQQQRQDVLV; this is encoded by the coding sequence ATGATACCGACGGTCGACATCGCGACCCGCGTCTATAACCACAAGTGGAAGATCGACCCGATCGTGCGCTCGCTGATCGACACCGACTTCTACAAGCTGCTGATGTGCCAGTCGGTTTTCCGAAACCGGCCCGACACGCATGTCGCCTTCAGCCTGATCAACCGCACCAGGTCCATCCGCCTGGCCGAGTTGATCGACGAGGGCGAGCTGCGCGAGCAGCTGGACCATGTCCGCGGGCTGTCGCTGACGCGCGGCGAAAGCACCTGGCTGCGTGGCAATACCTTCTATGGCAAGCGCCAGATGTTCCGCCCGGACTTCATGGAGTTCCTCGAGAACCTGCGCCTGCCCGCCTATCAGCTGGAAAAGCGCGACGGCCAGTATGAGCTGACCTTCGAAGGCCGCTGGCCCGAGGTCATGCTGTGGGAGATCCCGGCGCTGGCCATCATCATGGAGCTGCGTTCGCGCGCGGTGCTGAAGGACATGGGGCGCTTTGAATTGCAGGTGCTCTATGCCCGCGCCATGGCGCGGCTGTGGGAAAAGATCGAGCAGCTGCGCGAGCTTGGCCCCGAGCTGCGCATCGCCGATTTCGGCACCCGGCGGCGGCACAGCTTCCTGTGGCAGGACTGGTGCGTGCAGGCCATGGTCGAGGGGTTGGGCGACGAACGCTTCATCGGCACCTCGAACTGCCTGATCGCCATGCGCCGCGACATCGAGGCCATCGGCACCAATGCCCACGAACTGCCCATGGTCTATGCCGCGCTGGCCGATACCGACGAGGCGTTGCGCCAGGCCCCCTATCGCGTCCTCGCCGATTGGCAGGAGGAACATGACGGCATGCTGCGCATCATCCTACCCGATACCTATGGCACCAGGGGTTTCCTGGAGCATGCGCCGGACTGGCTGGCGGGCTGGACCGGCATCCGCGTCGACAGCGGCGACCCGGCCGAGGGGGCCGAGACGGCGATCCGCTGGTGGCAGGACCGGGGCGAGGATCCGCGCGACAAGCTGATCATCTTCTCGGACGGGCTGGACGTGGACAAGATCCGCGAATTGTTCCGGCGCTTCCGCGGTCGGGTGAAGGTCAGCTTCGGCTGGGGCACCTTGCTGACCAACGATTTCCGTGGCCTGGTGCCGGGCGACGGGCTGGCGCCGTTTTCGCTGGTCTGCAAGGCGGTGGCGGCGGATGGCCGGCCGACGGTGAAACTGTCGGACAACCCCGAGAAGGCCACCGGCCCGGCCGAGGAAATCGCCCGCTACAAGCGCGTGTTCGGCGTCGGCCAGCAGCAGCGCCAGGACGTGCTGGTCTGA